A window of the Strix uralensis isolate ZFMK-TIS-50842 unplaced genomic scaffold, bStrUra1 scaffold_332, whole genome shotgun sequence genome harbors these coding sequences:
- the LOC141938827 gene encoding syncytin-2-like encodes MTCTLSNHGHSPTTMPALAGFLLGVFGLCWNLHQAEGWVVPQPKQNIWVTLANMTHQETLCLSTANPENPFSTCLVGVPVDTWPIPQTLQAFSLCNSSKNCTDNWDGVYSHLPQVTQEPQELELLGSVIMDACVFFNYSYNTTRRGQNVNATNAAYHNSTAWCNYTSTNISRSFAVPLALPPGVFLICGDRAWGGVPSKLNGGPCSLGRLTLLTPNVSMILNMTRKHKRVPRTVHRFESSCRDNVEFWNPGQIITASILAPGVGVANALTTLNKLGCWLSKQTNATSLALSGLLTDVDSVRHATLQNRAAIDFLLLAQGHGCEDFEGMCCMNLSDHSESIFKSIQQLKDGVRRLTEEDGLDWLTRMFKGWGLSGWLISLVKTVGVMILVIVTVLLMLPCLVSLLQRALQKTVSAIFLAQIQKGGIVGGGSGSASSLTEEEFNLEEIPVYP; translated from the coding sequence atgccggccctcgctgggttcctgctcggtgtgttcggcctgtgctggaacctgcatcaggctgaaggatgggtagttccacaacccaagcagaatatctgggtaactttggcaaatatgacacatcaagaaaccttgtgcctttctactgcgaacccggaaaatccattctccacctgtttggtgggagtgccagtagacacatggccaatcccacaaacccttcaggctttctctctttgcaactcttcaaaaaattgtacagataattgggatggtgtatatagtcaccttccacaggttacgcaagaaccccaagagctagagttgctaggctctgttataatggatgcttgtgtgttttttaattactcctataacaccacacggagagggcaaaatgtgaatgcaactaatgctgcttatcataattcaactgcttggtgcaattatacttcgactaacatctcacgatcttttgctgttcctcttgcattacctcctggtgtgtttctaatctgtggagatcgtgcctggggaggcgtcccatctaaactgaatggaggcccgtgtagcctcggacgtctcacgttattaacaccaaatgtgtcaatgattctgaatatgactcgaaaacataagcgagtcccaaggaccgttcatcggtttgaaagttcttgtcgagataacgttgaattctggaatccaggccagatcataacggcctccatattggcaccaggagttggtgttgcaaatgccttaacgactttgaataagttgggatgttggcttagcaaacagactaacgctacttctttagctttaagtggccttttaactgatgttgatagtgttagacatgctactttacagaacagggctgcaattgactttttgcttttagcgcaaggacatggatgtgaagattttgaaggaatgtgttgcatgaatttgtctgaccactcagaatctatttttaaaagtatacagcagctgaaggatggtgtgaggcgtctaacagaagaggatggattggattggcttacaaggatgtttaaaggatggggactttctggatggttgatatctctggtcaaaactgtgggggtcatgatcttggtaattgtgactgtgcttttgatgttgccatgtcttgtcagtcttctgcaaagggccctgcagaagactgtttctgcaatatttctagcacaaatacaaaaagggggaattgtcgggggaggcagcgggtctgcctctagtctaactgaagaagaatttaaccttgaagaaattccagtgtatccatga